The region AGGACTTTGTTTAATAGCGGCAACAGGAAATAGTGGATATTATTTAGGAAGTGGTTATAATATCAAAGATCCTGTAATGGAAGAGGCAGGAGAGGGAAAATATATAACCATATATCCAGATGGAACTAGGATAATATTTGATGAAAACACCTCTAAATTATATGTAGATTGTAAAAAAAATATAGAAATAATCTGTCCTAAAATATCAATCACAGGAAACATAAATATCAAAGGAGATATAATCGTAGAGGGCGGAATAACAACAACTGAAGATATC is a window of Candidatus Fusobacterium pullicola DNA encoding:
- a CDS encoding phage baseplate assembly protein V, with product MSEIRYGTVSHIFHDEGRVKVEFEDLNISSAILTVFQGRNQGVKQYSMPKINEKGLCLIAATGNSGYYLGSGYNIKDPVMEEAGEGKYITIYPDGTRIIFDENTSKLYVDCKKNIEIICPKISITGNINIKGDIIVEGGITTTEDIQADGVSLINHKTTGIKAGGDISGPPQK